The genome window GCTGCTCGCTTCGCCGGCCTGGAGGCCGGCTTCGCTCGCGCGCCTTGCCATATGACCGACGGCGGGGCGGGGATGGATAGAATTCGCCGCATGCCTGAGCCGGAGCACGATCTTGTTCTTGTCGTCGACTTCGGGGCGCAGTACGCCCAGCTGATCGCGCGGCGCGTCCGCGAGGCGCAGGTCTACTCCGAGATCGTGCCTCACACGATGCCCGTAGCCGAGATGCTCGCGCGCAACCCCAAGGCGATCATCCTGTCCGGCGGCCCGAGCTCGGTCTACGAGCCCGGCGCCCCGACGCTCGACACTGCGATCTTCGAGGCCGACACCCCCGTCTTCGGCATGTGCTACGGCTTCCAGCTGATGGCCCAGGGCCTCGGCGGCACCGTCGACAACAACGGCTACCGGGAGTACGGCCGCACGCCGGTCACGGTCGGCCTGGGTGGCACGCTGCTCGCCGGCATCCCGGCGGAGCACAACGTCTGGATGTCCCACGGCGACTCTGTCTCCCAGGCCCCCGAGGGCTTCACCGTCCTCGCCTCCACCGAGGGCACGCCGGTCGCGGCCTTCGAGAACGTCGACGCCGGTTTCGCAGGCGTCCAGTGGCATCCCGAGGTGCTCCACTCCGAGCACGGCCAGCAGATCCTCGAGCACTTCCTCTGGGACATCGCCAAGTGCGACCGCACCTGGACGATCGGCAACATCGCCGAGGAGCAGATCGAGCGGATCCGCGAGCAGATCGGCGAGAACGGCCGCGCCATCTGCGGCCTCTCCGGCGGAGTCGACTCTGCGGTGGCCGCTGCCATCGTGCAGAGGGCCATCGGCGACCGCCTCACCTGCGTGTACGTCGACCACGGACTGATGCGCAAGGGCGAGTCGGAGCAGGTCGAGCGTGACTTCGTCGCCGCCACCGGTGCCAAGCTCGTCGTCGTCGATGCCGAGAAGCAGTTCCTCGACGCCCTCGCCGGTGTCAGCGAGCCGGAGGCGAAGCGGAAGATCATCGGCCGCGAGTTCATCCGGGCCTTCGAGGGTGCCGAGGCCGACATCATGTCCTCGGCGCCGGAGGGCTCCACCGTCGGGTTCCTCGTCCAAGGGACCCTCTACCCCGACGTCGTCGAGTCCGGTCACGGCGCCGGCACGTCGACCATCAAGAGCCACCACAACGTGGGTGGCCTCCCGGAGGACCTCGAGTTCGAGCTCGTCGAGCCGCTGCGCACGCTCTTCAAGGATGAGGTGCGCGCCGTGGGTGCCCAGCTCGGCCTGCCCAACGTGATCGTCCAGCGCCAGCCGTTCCCCGGCCCGGGCCTCGGCATCCGGATCATCGGCGAGGTCACCCGCGAGCGCCTCGACATCCTCCGCGACGCCGATGCCATCGCGCGTGAGGAGATGACCAAGGCCGGGCTCGACAACGACATCTGGCAGATGCCGGTCGTCCTGCTGGCCGACGTGCGCTCCGTCGGCGTCCAGGGCGATGGCCGCACCTACGGTCACCCCGTCGTCCTGCGCCCGGTCACCTCGGAGGACGCCATGACCGCCGACTGGGCGCGTCTCCCGTACGACGTCCTCGAGCGCATCTCCACCCGCATCACCAACGAGGTCCGGGAGATCAACCGCGTCACCGTCGACATCACCTCGAAGCCCCCGGGCACGATTGAGTGGGAGTGAGCGAGGCGCCAGGAGCAGTTCTCGCACCAGCGGGCCACGCGTCGCTGATGACTTCGCGGCGCAGGGGTACCCCGCTCGTATGAGTGATGCCAGTCCGTGGGTCCCGTCGGACCCGACGCCGCACAGCCTGCACGAAGCGGCGCAGGAGTGTCGCGGCTGCGAGCTCTATGCCCCGGCCACGCAGGTGGTGATGGGCGAGGGCCGCGCTCCGGCGCGTCTGATGCTCATCGGGGAGCAGCCGGGCGACAGCGAGGACCGGGAGGGCGAGCCGTTCGTCGGCCCCGCCGGGGAGCTGCTCGACCGTGCGCTCGCCGAGGCCGGCATCGAGCGGGCGGACGCCTACGTCACCAATGTCGTGAAGCATTTCCGCTTCCGTGAGCAGGGCAAGCGCAGGATCCACATGTCACCGGCGAGCAAGCACGTGCGCGCCTGCCTGCCGTGGCTCGAGGCCGAGCTCCAGATGGTGCAGCCCGAGGGAGTCGTCCTGCTCGGCGGCACGGCGGGAAAGGCCCTCTACGGCGCCGACTTCCGCGTCGGTGAGTCCCGCGGCGAGCTCAAGGAGTGGCCGCTGCCGGCCGCCTCCGGAGGGACGAGTCCGTGGGTTCTCACCACGATCCACCCCTCGGCCGTGCTCCGTGCGCGCGACGACCGGGAGGCGGC of Nocardioides sp. Kera G14 contains these proteins:
- the guaA gene encoding glutamine-hydrolyzing GMP synthase, giving the protein MPEPEHDLVLVVDFGAQYAQLIARRVREAQVYSEIVPHTMPVAEMLARNPKAIILSGGPSSVYEPGAPTLDTAIFEADTPVFGMCYGFQLMAQGLGGTVDNNGYREYGRTPVTVGLGGTLLAGIPAEHNVWMSHGDSVSQAPEGFTVLASTEGTPVAAFENVDAGFAGVQWHPEVLHSEHGQQILEHFLWDIAKCDRTWTIGNIAEEQIERIREQIGENGRAICGLSGGVDSAVAAAIVQRAIGDRLTCVYVDHGLMRKGESEQVERDFVAATGAKLVVVDAEKQFLDALAGVSEPEAKRKIIGREFIRAFEGAEADIMSSAPEGSTVGFLVQGTLYPDVVESGHGAGTSTIKSHHNVGGLPEDLEFELVEPLRTLFKDEVRAVGAQLGLPNVIVQRQPFPGPGLGIRIIGEVTRERLDILRDADAIAREEMTKAGLDNDIWQMPVVLLADVRSVGVQGDGRTYGHPVVLRPVTSEDAMTADWARLPYDVLERISTRITNEVREINRVTVDITSKPPGTIEWE
- a CDS encoding UdgX family uracil-DNA binding protein (This protein belongs to the uracil DNA glycosylase superfamily, members of which act in excision repair of DNA. However, it belongs more specifically to UdgX branch, whose founding member was found to bind uracil in DNA (where it does not belong), without cleaving it, appears to promote DNA repair by a pathway involving RecA, rather than base excision.) encodes the protein MSDASPWVPSDPTPHSLHEAAQECRGCELYAPATQVVMGEGRAPARLMLIGEQPGDSEDREGEPFVGPAGELLDRALAEAGIERADAYVTNVVKHFRFREQGKRRIHMSPASKHVRACLPWLEAELQMVQPEGVVLLGGTAGKALYGADFRVGESRGELKEWPLPAASGGTSPWVLTTIHPSAVLRARDDREAAYDGLVTDLKAVAAQLAG